One Choloepus didactylus isolate mChoDid1 chromosome 8, mChoDid1.pri, whole genome shotgun sequence DNA window includes the following coding sequences:
- the GRAP2 gene encoding GRB2-related adapter protein 2 isoform X2 produces MEAIAKFDFTASGEDELSFHSGDVLKILSNQEEWFKAELGSQEGYVPKNFIDIQFPEWFHEGLSRHQAENLLMGKEVGFFIIRASQSSPGDFSISVRHEDDVQHFKVMRDNKGNYFLWTEKFPSLNKLVDYYRTTSISKQKQIFLRDRTREDQGRRGNSLDRRPQGGPQLGGAVGEETRPSVNRKLSDHPTPLPPQYQQPPPTQRYLQQHHFHQERRGGSLDINDGQCGISTSSELNAALMHRRHTDPVQLQVAGRVRWARALYDFEALEDDELGFRSGDVVEVLDNSNPSWWTGRRHNKLGLFPANYVAPMSR; encoded by the exons ATGGAAGCCATTGCCAAGTTTGACTTCACCGCCTCGGGTGAGGACGAGCTGAGCTTCCACTCTGGAGATGTCCTGAAG ATCTTAAGTAACCAAGAGGAGTGGTTCAAGGCGGAGCTTGGGAGCCAAGAAGGATACGTGCCCAAGAATTTTATAGATATCCAGTTTCCTGA ATGGTTTCACGAAGGCCTCTCGCGGCACCAGGCTGAGAACTTGCTCATGGGCAAGGAGGTTGGCTTTTTCATCATCCGGGCCAGCCAGAGCTCCCCAGGGGACTTCTCCATCTCTGTCAG GCACGAGGATGACGTTCAGCACTTCAAGGTCATGCGAGACAACAAGGGTAATTACTTCCTGTGGACAGAGAAGTTTCCATCCCTAAATAAGCTGGTGGACTACTACAGGACAACTTCCATCTCCAAACAGAAGCAGATCTTCCTGAGGGACAGAACCCGAGAGGATCAG GGTCGCCGCGGCAACAGCCTGGACCGGAGGCCCCAGGGGGGCCCTCAACTCGGTGGGGCTGTGGGAGAAGAAACCCGGCCGTCAGTGAACCGGAAGCTGTCGGATCACCCGACTCCCCTTCCACCGCAGTACCAGCAGCCGCCTCCGACGCAGCGGTATCTGCAGCAACACCATTTTCATCAG GAACGCCGTGGAGGCAGCCTTGACATAAATGACGGGCAGTGTGGCATCAGCACGAGCAGTGAACTGAATGCTGCCCTCATGCATCGGAGACACACAGACCCTGTTCAGCTCCAAGTGGCTGGG CGGGTGCGGTGGGCCCGGGCGCTGTACGACTTCGAGGCCCTCGAGGACGACGAGCTGGGATTCCGCAGCGGAGATGTGGTGGAGGTCCTCGATAACTCCAACCCATCCTGGTGGACCGGCCGCCGGCACAACAAACTGGGCCTCTTCCCCGCCAACTATGTGGCGCCCATGAGCCGCTGA
- the GRAP2 gene encoding GRB2-related adapter protein 2 isoform X1, translating to MPQASSYEMEAIAKFDFTASGEDELSFHSGDVLKILSNQEEWFKAELGSQEGYVPKNFIDIQFPEWFHEGLSRHQAENLLMGKEVGFFIIRASQSSPGDFSISVRHEDDVQHFKVMRDNKGNYFLWTEKFPSLNKLVDYYRTTSISKQKQIFLRDRTREDQGRRGNSLDRRPQGGPQLGGAVGEETRPSVNRKLSDHPTPLPPQYQQPPPTQRYLQQHHFHQERRGGSLDINDGQCGISTSSELNAALMHRRHTDPVQLQVAGRVRWARALYDFEALEDDELGFRSGDVVEVLDNSNPSWWTGRRHNKLGLFPANYVAPMSR from the exons CTTCAAGTTACGAGATGGAAGCCATTGCCAAGTTTGACTTCACCGCCTCGGGTGAGGACGAGCTGAGCTTCCACTCTGGAGATGTCCTGAAG ATCTTAAGTAACCAAGAGGAGTGGTTCAAGGCGGAGCTTGGGAGCCAAGAAGGATACGTGCCCAAGAATTTTATAGATATCCAGTTTCCTGA ATGGTTTCACGAAGGCCTCTCGCGGCACCAGGCTGAGAACTTGCTCATGGGCAAGGAGGTTGGCTTTTTCATCATCCGGGCCAGCCAGAGCTCCCCAGGGGACTTCTCCATCTCTGTCAG GCACGAGGATGACGTTCAGCACTTCAAGGTCATGCGAGACAACAAGGGTAATTACTTCCTGTGGACAGAGAAGTTTCCATCCCTAAATAAGCTGGTGGACTACTACAGGACAACTTCCATCTCCAAACAGAAGCAGATCTTCCTGAGGGACAGAACCCGAGAGGATCAG GGTCGCCGCGGCAACAGCCTGGACCGGAGGCCCCAGGGGGGCCCTCAACTCGGTGGGGCTGTGGGAGAAGAAACCCGGCCGTCAGTGAACCGGAAGCTGTCGGATCACCCGACTCCCCTTCCACCGCAGTACCAGCAGCCGCCTCCGACGCAGCGGTATCTGCAGCAACACCATTTTCATCAG GAACGCCGTGGAGGCAGCCTTGACATAAATGACGGGCAGTGTGGCATCAGCACGAGCAGTGAACTGAATGCTGCCCTCATGCATCGGAGACACACAGACCCTGTTCAGCTCCAAGTGGCTGGG CGGGTGCGGTGGGCCCGGGCGCTGTACGACTTCGAGGCCCTCGAGGACGACGAGCTGGGATTCCGCAGCGGAGATGTGGTGGAGGTCCTCGATAACTCCAACCCATCCTGGTGGACCGGCCGCCGGCACAACAAACTGGGCCTCTTCCCCGCCAACTATGTGGCGCCCATGAGCCGCTGA
- the GRAP2 gene encoding GRB2-related adapter protein 2 isoform X3, whose protein sequence is MGKEVGFFIIRASQSSPGDFSISVRHEDDVQHFKVMRDNKGNYFLWTEKFPSLNKLVDYYRTTSISKQKQIFLRDRTREDQGRRGNSLDRRPQGGPQLGGAVGEETRPSVNRKLSDHPTPLPPQYQQPPPTQRYLQQHHFHQERRGGSLDINDGQCGISTSSELNAALMHRRHTDPVQLQVAGRVRWARALYDFEALEDDELGFRSGDVVEVLDNSNPSWWTGRRHNKLGLFPANYVAPMSR, encoded by the exons ATGGGCAAGGAGGTTGGCTTTTTCATCATCCGGGCCAGCCAGAGCTCCCCAGGGGACTTCTCCATCTCTGTCAG GCACGAGGATGACGTTCAGCACTTCAAGGTCATGCGAGACAACAAGGGTAATTACTTCCTGTGGACAGAGAAGTTTCCATCCCTAAATAAGCTGGTGGACTACTACAGGACAACTTCCATCTCCAAACAGAAGCAGATCTTCCTGAGGGACAGAACCCGAGAGGATCAG GGTCGCCGCGGCAACAGCCTGGACCGGAGGCCCCAGGGGGGCCCTCAACTCGGTGGGGCTGTGGGAGAAGAAACCCGGCCGTCAGTGAACCGGAAGCTGTCGGATCACCCGACTCCCCTTCCACCGCAGTACCAGCAGCCGCCTCCGACGCAGCGGTATCTGCAGCAACACCATTTTCATCAG GAACGCCGTGGAGGCAGCCTTGACATAAATGACGGGCAGTGTGGCATCAGCACGAGCAGTGAACTGAATGCTGCCCTCATGCATCGGAGACACACAGACCCTGTTCAGCTCCAAGTGGCTGGG CGGGTGCGGTGGGCCCGGGCGCTGTACGACTTCGAGGCCCTCGAGGACGACGAGCTGGGATTCCGCAGCGGAGATGTGGTGGAGGTCCTCGATAACTCCAACCCATCCTGGTGGACCGGCCGCCGGCACAACAAACTGGGCCTCTTCCCCGCCAACTATGTGGCGCCCATGAGCCGCTGA